In Cololabis saira isolate AMF1-May2022 chromosome 4, fColSai1.1, whole genome shotgun sequence, one DNA window encodes the following:
- the alkbh8 gene encoding alkylated DNA repair protein alkB homolog 8, which produces MDVCVGTGENAVRRSKEEKKVFKKQLKASYILLKHEGIGIAPKPTKSLVVSNGGLGNGVSREELCAALEEMGAVQGLLMPPHKPYAFVTYRCEGSAQKAHTLLNGKKLQTGENDVTLYLSYVDSINQEEEASVPLPEGLFLVEDFVSPEEEALLLSAIDWLPVHNDATAQKSLKHRRVKHYGFEFRYDNNNVDKDKPLAAGIPEECLCVLERCVRNGHISAMPDQLTVNQYESGQGIPPHVDTHSAFEDTILSLSLGAKTVMEFRHPDGRVVPVVLPGRSLLVMKGESRYLWTHGITPRKFDMVPALETQSAAKATSDLGTHSSLTLSKRGTRTSFTFRKIKHDLCRCAFPSACDSQGATSSSLPSLPALPCCHADATRLEEEYVHRVYDTIASHFSRTRHTPWPRVCHFLSSLPPGSVLADVGCGNGKYLGVNPELVMVGCDRSCALVQICAERGFQGFVSDALHVPLRTGSCDACISIAVIHHFSTQERRLAAVKELVRLLKPGGRALIYVWAFEQEHNKQKSKYLKENNKEDCDECSIINESSEESQEAQGKGGVQAPCHLEDGPYPTNNLQDVKEVAKGKLSVHTNRTAFNTQDLLVPWHLKGKKMQAEEKSSTDHSPGFDSSRGANHSSDTKSSAFDETCQSSCGSSDEQSKSGSVPIFHRYYHVFQLGELEQLCAQVAGVEVQTSYHDQGNWCVVLEKD; this is translated from the exons ATGGACGTATGTGTAGGAACAGGAGAAAATGCTGTTAGGAGAagtaaagaagagaaaaaagtgttcaaaaaaCAACTTAAAGCCAGTTATATTTTACTAAAGCATGAAGGCATCGGTATAGCACCGAAGCCCACCAAG AGTTTGGTGGTGTCTAACGGTGGCCTGGGGAACGGCGTGAGCCGAGAGGAGCTGTGTGCTGCTCTGGAGGAGATGGGAGCCGTGCAGGGTTTGCTCATGCCTCCTCACAAGCCCTATGCGTTTGTCACATACAG ATGTGAAGGCAGCGCTCAGAAAGCTCACACCCTCCTCAATGGAAAGAAGTTGCAAACTGGGGAGAACGATGTCACTCTCTACCTCAGCTACGTCGACTCAA TAAATCAGGAAGAGGAGGCATCTGTCCCTTTGCCAGAAGGGTTATTCTTGGTGGAGGACTTTGTTTCCCCAGAAGAAGAGGCCCTGCTGCTTTCCGCTATAGACTGGTTGCCCGTTCACAATGATGCCACTG CTCAAAAATCTTTGAAGCACAGAAGAGTGAAACATTATGGCTTTGAATTTCGCTATGACAACAACAACGTGGATAAAGACAAGCCTTTAGCTGCAG GTATTCCTGAAGAGTGTTTATGCGTCCTGGAGCGATGTGTGAGGAACGGGCACATCAGCGCCATGCCTGACCAGCTGACTGTTAACCAGTATGAGTCTGGACAGG GCATCCCCCCTCATGTGGACACTCATTCTGCCTTTGAGGACACAATACTGTCACTGAGTTTGGGGGCAAAG ACGGTGATGGAGTTCCGTCACCCTGATGGTCGCGTTGTTCCCGTGGTGTTGCCCGGGCGGAGCCTCCTGGTGATGAAAGGAGAAAGCAGATACCTCTGGACACATGG GATTACTCCTCGAAAGTTTGACATGGTGCCAGCGCTGGAAACACAGTCTGCTGCTAAAGCAACGTCTGACCTCGGGACCCATAGCAGTCTTACTCTGAGCAAGAGAGGCACCCGCACTTCTTTTACTTTCCGCAAGATCAAACATGACCTCTGCCGCTGTG CATTCCCCTCTGCCTGTGACAGTCAGGGAGCCACCTCGTCCTCTCTTCCATCTCTGCCCGCACTTCCCTGTTGCCATGCCGATGCAACCCGCTTGGAGGAGGAGTATGTGCACCGGGTGTACGACACCATTGCCTCTCATTTCAGTCGCACTCGCCACACTCCTTGGCCTCGTGTTTGCCACTTCCTGTCCTCGCTTCCCCCTGGCAGCGTGCTGGCTGACGTGGGCTGTGGCAATGGGAAGTACCTTGGCGTGAACCCAGAGTTGGTTATG GTGGGGTGTGATCGAAGCTGTGCTCTTGTCCAAATATGTGCAGAGAGAGGTTTCCAAGGGTTCGTATCGGATGCTCTCCATGTCCCTCTGCGAACAGGCTCCTGTGATGCCTGTATCTCCATAGCTGTCATACATCATTTTTCCACACAG GAGCGGCGGCTGGCGGCGGTGAAGGAGCTGGTGAGGCTTTTAAAGCCTGGTGGTCGTGCGCTCATATATGTTTGGGCTTTTGAACAAGAGCACAACAAGCAGAAGTCCAAATATCTCAAAGAGAACAACAAAGAGGACTGTGACGAGTGCAGCATCATCAACGAGTCGTCAGAGGAGAGCCAGGAAGCCCAAGGAAAAGGCGGTGTTCAAGCCCCCTGCCATTTAGAAGACGGCCCCTACCCAACTAATAACTTGCAAGATGTAAAGGAAGTCGCTAAAGGCAAGCTGAGTGTGCACACCAACCGCACAGCCTTTAACACACAGGACCTCTTGGTTCCCTGGCATCTAAAAGGGAAGAAAATGCAAGCAGAGGAAAAATCCAGTACCGACCACAGTCCTGGATTTGACTCGAGCAGGGGTGCCAACCACAGTTCAGACACTAAATCCAGTGCCTTTGATGAGACCTGCCAGAGTTCTTGCGGTAGTTCAGACGAGCAATCGAAGAGCGGATCGGTGCCCATTTTTCATCGCTATTACCACGTCTTCCAGCTGGGGGAGCTGGAGCAGCTCTGTGCTCAGGTGGCTGGAGTCGAGGTGCAGACCAGTTATCATGACCAGGGTAACTGGTGTGTTGTATTGGAGAAGGACTGA